The following coding sequences lie in one Vitis vinifera cultivar Pinot Noir 40024 chromosome 19, ASM3070453v1 genomic window:
- the LOC100249762 gene encoding oligopeptide transporter 1: MAELQDEVTQKNFKVDGDEEENDCPIEQVRLTVPITDDPTEPVLTFRTWVLGVAACVILSFVNQFFGYRSNQLSISSVSAQIVTLPLGKFMAATLPEKPIKVPCTKWSFSLNPGPFNIKEHVLITMFANSGSGGVYAVGILTIVKAFYKRSLSPGAGYLLVQTTQLLGYGWAGLFRKYLVDSPYMWWPSNLVQVSLFRALHEKEKRSKGGVTRLQFFLIVFISSFAYYLVPNYLFPSISTVSIICLIWKNSITAQQIGSGLYGMGLGSFGLDWATVASFLGSPLATPGFAIINILVGFFIIVYILLPLTYYNNAYDAKKFPIFSSHTFDSTGQPYNLTRILDPKTFSINLDEYNAYSKLYLSVFFSVTYGISFATLAAAVSHVALFNGSTIWQMWSKTRAAAGEKFGDVHTRLMKKNYKIVPQWWFHLILIVVLGLSLLACEGFDKQLQLPWWGILLCCALALFFTLPIGIITATTNQQPGLNVITELIIGFMYPGKPLANVVFKTYGYISMVQALTFLSDFKLGHYMKIPPRSMFLVQLVGTVIASSVYFGTAWWLLTTVEHICDLDLLPEGSPWTCPGDDVFYNASVIWGVIGPLRMFGRLGVYPEMNWFFLAGLLAPVPVWFLSRKFPNQKWIRLIHMPIIIGATGNMPPARAVHFVMWGIVGVFFNFYVYNRYRQWWAKHTYILSAALDAGVAFMGIIIFFALQSKDIFGVDWWGLAADDHCPLASCPTAPGVVAEGCPTI; the protein is encoded by the exons ATGGCAGAACTTCAGGATGAAGTCACCCAGAAGAACTTCAAAGTTGATG GGGATGAAGAGGAAAACGATTGTCCCATAGAGCAAGTGAGGCTCACAGTTCCAATCACAGATGATCCAACAGAACCTGTTCTGACATTCAGGACATGGGTGCTTGGTGTAGCAGCCTGTGTGATTCTGTCCTTTGTGAACCAATTCTTTGGCTATCGCAGTAATCAACTCAGCATTTCATCAGTCTCAGCACAGATAGTTACCCTGCCACTAGGGAAGTTCATGGCTGCAACACTCCCAGAGAAACCGATCAAAGTCCCATGCACAAAGTGGTCGTTTTCCCTGAATCCGGGGCCTTTTAATATCAAGGAGCATGTGTTGATCACCATGTTTGCCAACTCTGGATCGGGTGGTGTTTATGCAGTTGGTATCCTTACAATTGTCAAGGCATTCTACAAAAGGAGTCTCAGCCCAGGAGCAGGATACTTGCTAGTACAAACCACTCAG TTGCTTGGCTATGGATGGGCTGGCCTGTTCAGAAAATACCTAGTGGACTCCCCCTATATGTGGTGGCCATCAAATCTAGTCCAAGTCTCTCTCTTCAG ggcattgcatgaaaaagaaaaaagaagcaaaggagGAGTCACTAGGCTGCAATTCTTTCTCATTGTGTTCATTTCAAGCTTTGCCTACTACCTGGTCCCAAACTACTTGTTTCCTTCCATCAGTACCGTCTCcattatttgtttgatttggaaGAACTCAATCACTGCCCAACAGATTGGTTCAGGCCTCTATGGCATGGGCCTTGGATCATTCGGCCTCGACTGGGCCACAGTTGCTAGTTTCTTAGGAAGTCCCTTAGCCACTCCTGGCTTTGCCATCATTAATATTCTTGTTGGGTTTTTCATAATTGTCTATATTTTGCTCCCCCTTACCTATTACAATAATGCATATGATGCTAAGAAATTCCCTATATTCTCATCTCACACCTTCGATTCAACTGGTCAGCCATACAATCTCACCAGAATTTTGGacccaaaaactttctcaaTCAACCTAGATGAATACAATGCTTATAGCAAACTTTATCTTAGTGTCTTCTTTTCAGTCACATATGGGATTTCTTTTGCAACTCTAGCAGCTGCTGTCTCACATGTTGCACTCTTCAATGGAAG TACTATCTGGCAAATGTGGAGTAAGACGAGGGCAGCAGCAGGAGAGAAGTTTGGAGACGTGCATACGAGACTGATGAAGAAGAACTATAAAATAGTCCCCCAATGGTggtttcatttaattttgattgtAGTGCTTGGTCTTTCACTCCTTGCCTGTGAAGGTTTCGACAAGCAGCTTCAACTACCATGGTGGGGAATTTTGCTATGTTGTGCCTTGGCATTATTTTTCACCTTACCCATCGGGATAATAACGGCCACGACAAATCAG CAACCAGGGCTAAATGTGATCACAGAGCTGATTATTGGGTTCATGTACCCAGGGAAACCGCTTGCAAATGTGGTTTTCAAGACCTATGGCTATATCAGCATGGTGCAGGCACTCACATTTCTCAGTGATTTCAAATTAGGTCACTACATGAAGATCCCACCCCGATCCATGTTCCTCGTTCAG TTAGTTGGAACCGTGATTGCTTCAAGCGTCTACTTTGGGACAGCATGGTGGCTTCTTACAACCGTGGAGCATATATGCGATCTGGATTTGCTACCAGAAGGAAGTCCATGGACATGCCCTGGTGATGACGTTTTCTACAATGCTTCAGTCATATGGGGAGTTATTGGTCCACTCAGAATGTTCGGAAGGTTGGGGGTCTACCCAGAGATGAATTGGTTTTTCCTTGCGGGCCTTCTTGCCCCTGTTCCAGTATGGTTCCTTTCACGCAAATTCCCCAACCAAAAATGGATCAGGCTCATCCACATGCCCATTATCATAGGAGCTACAGGAAACATGCCACCAGCTAGAGCTGTGCACTTTGTGATGTGGGGAATTGTGGGAGTTTTCTTCAACTTCTATGTTTACAACAGGTACAGGCAGTGGTGGGCCAAGCACACCTACATCTTATCAGCAGCTTTAGATGCCGGGGTTGCCTTTATGGGAATCATCATTTTCTTTGCCCTTCAATCTAAAGATATTTTTGGTGTGGACTGGTGGGGTTTGGCAGCAGACGATCATTGCCCACTGGCTTCATGCCCTACAGCACCGGGGGTTGTGGCTGAAGGTTGTCCTACTATTTGA